The Halorientalis sp. IM1011 genome window below encodes:
- a CDS encoding cob(I)yrinic acid a,c-diamide adenosyltransferase: MKIYTGRGDEGMTDLRNMDRVSKASPRIEAYGTVDEVNALVGVVRPTGYDDVDEQLRSIQNHLHVVQADFANPDPDEDDPQITDEHVDELESWMDDYDDELDPLERFILPSGSDPGTKLHQARAVCRRAERRAVSFASEEAGVNDAAIVYLNRLSDCLFTLARVVNKREGVREESPTY, encoded by the coding sequence ATGAAGATCTACACCGGTCGCGGTGACGAGGGGATGACCGACCTCCGGAACATGGACCGCGTCTCCAAGGCCAGCCCGCGGATTGAGGCCTACGGAACCGTCGACGAGGTCAACGCCCTCGTGGGTGTGGTCCGTCCGACGGGCTACGACGACGTGGACGAGCAGTTGCGGTCGATCCAGAACCACCTCCACGTCGTGCAGGCGGACTTCGCCAACCCCGACCCCGACGAAGACGACCCACAGATCACCGACGAGCACGTCGACGAACTCGAATCGTGGATGGACGACTACGACGACGAACTCGACCCGCTGGAGCGGTTCATCCTCCCCAGCGGGAGCGACCCCGGCACGAAACTCCACCAGGCACGCGCGGTCTGTCGCCGCGCCGAGCGCCGGGCGGTCTCCTTCGCGAGCGAGGAAGCCGGCGTCAACGACGCCGCCATCGTCTACCTCAACCGGCTCTCCGATTGCCTGTTCACGCTCGCGCGCGTCGTGAACAAGCGCGAGGGCGTCCGCGAGGAGAGCCCGACGTACTGA
- a CDS encoding MBL fold metallo-hydrolase: MFTQLTVPTPFQIGAVDAYLAGRTLIDPGPNSEEAWSRLLDALEERGLSHADIERVVVTHPHPDHFGLASRFRDAGASVVATPDAAGIMADFEGRFERERAFFTDFFERCGMARSTAETVTSLPEAFLRYAPDVETDQKIVSGDTLVVHDTVLDVDEVLGHADGECILSFDSEGERRAIVGDHVLPEITPNPFLLPPDEDGERPRVLPAYNRSLDRLRDREYDRLLPGHREVIETPSERIGEIREAHEDRTDDVRELVDGPTTPVDVMDGLFGDLPATEGFAGMSEAVGHLDVLEDRGEVTRRDRGGVLVYEPV, translated from the coding sequence ATGTTCACACAGCTCACGGTGCCCACGCCGTTCCAGATCGGGGCGGTCGACGCCTACCTCGCCGGACGGACGCTGATCGATCCCGGCCCGAACAGCGAGGAGGCCTGGTCGCGCCTCCTCGACGCGCTCGAAGAGCGGGGTCTCTCCCATGCCGACATCGAGCGCGTCGTCGTCACCCATCCCCACCCCGATCATTTCGGACTGGCCAGTCGGTTCCGCGACGCCGGCGCGAGTGTCGTCGCCACGCCCGACGCCGCCGGAATCATGGCCGACTTCGAGGGCCGCTTCGAGCGTGAGCGCGCCTTCTTCACCGACTTCTTCGAGCGCTGCGGGATGGCCCGCTCGACCGCCGAGACCGTCACCAGCCTCCCCGAAGCGTTCCTCCGGTACGCGCCCGACGTAGAGACGGACCAGAAAATCGTCTCGGGCGACACACTCGTCGTTCACGACACCGTGCTCGACGTGGACGAAGTGCTCGGCCACGCCGACGGGGAGTGCATCCTCTCGTTCGATTCCGAGGGAGAGCGCCGAGCCATCGTCGGCGACCACGTCCTCCCCGAAATCACACCCAACCCCTTCCTCCTCCCGCCCGACGAGGACGGCGAGCGCCCGCGAGTGCTTCCCGCCTACAACCGATCGCTCGACCGCCTGCGCGACCGGGAGTACGACCGGCTGCTCCCGGGCCACCGCGAGGTGATCGAAACCCCGAGCGAGCGGATCGGCGAAATCCGCGAGGCTCACGAAGACCGGACTGACGACGTTCGCGAACTGGTCGACGGCCCGACCACGCCCGTCGACGTGATGGACGGACTGTTCGGCGATCTGCCGGCGACGGAGGGGTTCGCCGGCATGAGCGAGGCGGTGGGACACCTCGACGTGCTCGAAGACAGAGGCGAGGTGACGCGCCGGGACCGGGGCGGCGTCCTCGTCTACGAACCGGTGTGA
- a CDS encoding alpha/beta fold hydrolase translates to MATQTRETGRSGSESGGGDEGPRTVSVSDGRRLAYAEYGSPDGTPVVFLHGTPGSRRLGELFDTAARERGVRILAPDRPGFGASSPWRARSVSDCATVVTAVLDDVGVERAGLIAFSGGCPYALATAATCPERVDRVDVISGATPPDTGDDPAIQRLLHGLATRTPSLLGGLFRGQTWLARRFDPSIVVSQYTDEAETIPDEIADVVRSDFVEAFATHRSGAVTEFQHAASGWGIDFDDIDLPVRFCHGDADANVPIAGVRRLAERIPGAQVETVADADHLRTLLRCRGDVLDRHCCGTTWGRDGQRVDPVD, encoded by the coding sequence ATGGCAACGCAAACACGAGAGACCGGTCGATCCGGCTCCGAGAGTGGTGGCGGCGATGAGGGTCCGAGGACGGTCTCGGTCTCCGACGGGCGACGGCTCGCCTACGCGGAGTACGGTTCGCCGGACGGCACGCCGGTCGTCTTCCTCCACGGCACGCCTGGATCGCGGCGACTGGGGGAACTGTTCGACACGGCGGCCCGGGAGCGCGGCGTCCGGATTCTGGCCCCCGACAGGCCGGGGTTCGGGGCGTCGTCGCCGTGGCGAGCGCGGTCGGTCAGTGATTGTGCGACTGTCGTGACCGCGGTGCTGGACGACGTCGGCGTCGAACGCGCCGGGCTGATCGCGTTCTCGGGTGGCTGTCCGTACGCACTCGCGACGGCAGCCACCTGTCCGGAGCGTGTCGATCGGGTCGACGTGATCTCCGGGGCGACACCACCCGACACGGGGGACGACCCTGCGATCCAGCGACTCCTGCATGGGCTAGCGACGCGGACGCCCTCGCTACTCGGCGGACTCTTTCGCGGGCAGACGTGGCTGGCCAGGCGTTTCGATCCGTCCATCGTGGTCTCTCAGTACACCGACGAGGCCGAGACGATCCCGGATGAGATCGCCGATGTGGTCCGTTCGGATTTCGTCGAAGCGTTCGCCACACACCGGTCGGGTGCGGTCACCGAGTTCCAGCACGCGGCTTCGGGGTGGGGCATCGACTTCGACGACATCGACCTGCCGGTCCGCTTCTGTCACGGGGACGCCGACGCGAACGTCCCGATAGCGGGCGTCCGTCGACTCGCCGAGCGGATTCCTGGCGCGCAGGTGGAGACGGTCGCCGACGCCGACCATCTCCGAACGCTCCTCCGGTGCAGGGGTGACGTACTGGATCGTCACTGTTGCGGGACGACATGGGGCCGTGACGGACAGCGAGTCGATCCGGTCGATTAA
- a CDS encoding helix-turn-helix domain-containing protein, giving the protein MKRIRFSVIYPERFVHPLHRRLAGDGPLTRAELLMWSPTADASALFWCDGDRTATAELVDAIESVRDRTLVGDEGGTYVILRQREYEFSGAILTTVAEAGVIFLPPVIFLDTGAVQFEAVGEAAAVSAFHDDLATLGDVTIERVREFERQRSPSTLTDRQRAALEAGLAVGYYEVPRDGTVEDVAAILECAPSTAGELLRKAEAAVIAATVG; this is encoded by the coding sequence ATGAAACGGATTCGGTTCTCGGTGATCTATCCGGAGCGGTTCGTCCATCCGCTACACCGGCGACTCGCCGGGGACGGCCCCCTCACCCGGGCGGAGTTGTTGATGTGGAGTCCGACAGCGGACGCGAGCGCGCTGTTCTGGTGTGACGGCGACCGGACGGCGACCGCGGAACTCGTCGACGCCATCGAGTCGGTTCGAGACAGGACGCTCGTCGGGGACGAGGGCGGGACATATGTGATCCTCCGACAGCGCGAGTACGAGTTCTCGGGTGCAATTTTGACGACGGTCGCCGAGGCAGGGGTGATCTTCCTCCCGCCGGTGATCTTTCTCGATACTGGAGCGGTGCAGTTCGAGGCGGTCGGTGAGGCGGCGGCGGTCAGCGCGTTCCACGACGACCTCGCGACGCTCGGGGACGTCACTATCGAACGGGTCCGCGAGTTCGAGCGCCAGCGGTCGCCGTCGACGCTAACCGACCGCCAGCGAGCCGCTCTCGAAGCGGGGCTCGCAGTGGGATACTACGAGGTGCCGCGCGACGGGACGGTCGAGGACGTGGCGGCGATACTCGAGTGTGCACCGAGTACGGCGGGAGAACTCCTGCGGAAAGCCGAGGCGGCCGTCATTGCGGCCACCGTGGGATAG
- a CDS encoding NAD(P)/FAD-dependent oxidoreductase — protein sequence MANAAIVGGGPAGLSAALFLQKNGVDATVFDTDATWMHKAHLFNYPGLGSEDGSAYMATLRNQVDSFGVERNQGEEVTDVESTGDGFTVTSADGEYDADYLVLATGANRDLAEALGCDFTDDETVDVDVDMETSVDDAYATGAMVRAEEWQAVISAGDGAAAALNILSKERGENYHDFDTPADADETFGGMAGE from the coding sequence ATGGCCAACGCAGCCATCGTCGGCGGCGGTCCCGCCGGCCTTAGTGCCGCACTGTTCCTCCAGAAAAACGGGGTCGACGCGACCGTCTTCGACACCGACGCCACCTGGATGCACAAGGCCCACCTGTTCAACTACCCGGGACTCGGCTCCGAGGACGGCTCGGCCTACATGGCGACACTCCGGAACCAGGTCGACAGCTTCGGCGTCGAGCGCAACCAGGGCGAGGAAGTCACCGACGTCGAGTCTACCGGCGACGGCTTCACCGTCACCTCGGCCGACGGGGAGTACGACGCCGACTACCTCGTGCTCGCGACCGGTGCGAACCGCGATCTCGCCGAAGCACTGGGCTGTGACTTCACCGACGACGAGACCGTCGACGTGGACGTGGACATGGAGACCAGCGTCGACGATGCCTACGCCACCGGCGCGATGGTCCGCGCCGAGGAGTGGCAGGCCGTCATCTCCGCCGGCGACGGCGCTGCTGCGGCGCTGAACATCCTCAGCAAGGAACGCGGCGAGAACTACCACGACTTCGATACGCCCGCCGACGCCGACGAAACCTTCGGCGGGATGGCGGGGGAGTGA
- a CDS encoding TIGR00266 family protein, with product MEYDIRGKNGFADVEVALDANEQILAEPGAMVSYDPGIEMTTDTGSGGLLDSAKRSMLGGESVFMNTFTAQQPGSVYLAPPAPGDVRARFLDNDTVYADSGSYLASEPNVDVTTEFQGASKFFTSGDVFLLKLTGTGTVFLDSYGAMETIELGQGEQFNVDTDHIVAFDASVEYSTFRPGGVKSRAFGDEGKVARFSGPGKIWIQNRDFESLAEKVAEEIPGGGGGGDDDGGIGVDDFL from the coding sequence ATGGAGTACGACATTCGCGGCAAGAACGGATTCGCGGACGTAGAGGTCGCCCTGGATGCAAACGAGCAGATCCTCGCGGAGCCGGGAGCGATGGTCAGCTACGACCCCGGCATCGAGATGACGACGGACACGGGTAGTGGGGGCCTGCTGGACTCGGCCAAGCGGTCGATGCTTGGGGGCGAATCGGTGTTCATGAACACGTTCACGGCCCAACAGCCCGGCAGCGTCTATCTCGCGCCGCCGGCACCGGGCGACGTTCGGGCACGATTCCTCGACAACGACACGGTCTACGCCGATTCGGGGTCGTACCTGGCATCGGAACCCAACGTCGACGTGACGACCGAGTTCCAGGGCGCGTCGAAGTTCTTCACCAGCGGCGACGTGTTCCTCTTGAAGCTCACGGGGACGGGTACGGTCTTCCTCGACAGCTACGGTGCGATGGAGACCATCGAACTGGGACAGGGCGAGCAGTTCAACGTCGACACTGACCACATCGTCGCCTTCGACGCATCCGTCGAGTACTCGACGTTTCGGCCGGGCGGCGTCAAGAGTCGGGCGTTCGGCGACGAGGGGAAAGTCGCCAGGTTCTCGGGGCCGGGCAAGATCTGGATCCAGAACCGCGACTTCGAGAGCCTCGCCGAGAAGGTCGCAGAGGAGATTCCCGGCGGCGGTGGCGGCGGGGACGACGACGGCGGGATCGGCGTCGACGACTTCCTCTAG
- a CDS encoding cytochrome P450: MSRTPPGPKGRPVFGSARQYARDPFTFVTALERAYGGIARFDMGPLETYVVTDPAAIQRILVSDAANFEKPAFQDDALGDLLGEGLLLSEGETWRTQRDLANPAFEMSRLSGMADRIVDHAESMVDGWAAGDVIDAEEAMTGVTLNVILDLMMGVELEEARVEHVREQLEPLGKRFEPDPIRFALPDWVPMPDDAEFEAAVAELETVIDEIVRRRRDDIGREGDPDAPMDFLSILLRARGRGEQTDEQIRDEMMTMLLAGHDTTALTLTYTWYLLSEHPEVERRVHDELDAVLGDGRPTMADVRELEYTTWTIEEAMRLYPPVYTMFRSPTRPIEIDGYTVPAGTSIMLPQWAVHRSEEYWEDPETFDPERFSPERRTDRPRFAYFPFGGGPRHCIGKHLAMLEARSILATVADRYRLEFLGESPLDLLPTLTAHPRQEMSMRVVPRET, translated from the coding sequence ATGTCCCGGACGCCACCTGGTCCCAAAGGACGACCGGTTTTCGGCAGCGCCCGTCAGTACGCCCGCGACCCGTTCACGTTCGTGACGGCGCTGGAACGGGCCTACGGCGGGATCGCCCGGTTCGACATGGGACCGCTGGAGACGTACGTGGTCACCGACCCGGCGGCGATCCAGCGCATCCTCGTCTCCGACGCGGCGAACTTCGAGAAGCCCGCGTTTCAGGACGACGCCCTCGGCGATCTGCTCGGCGAGGGACTCCTCCTCAGCGAGGGGGAGACCTGGCGGACACAGCGCGACCTGGCGAATCCGGCCTTCGAGATGTCGCGGCTGTCTGGGATGGCCGACCGGATCGTCGACCACGCCGAGTCGATGGTCGACGGCTGGGCGGCCGGCGACGTGATCGACGCAGAGGAGGCGATGACCGGCGTCACGCTGAACGTCATCCTCGATCTGATGATGGGCGTCGAACTCGAGGAGGCACGGGTCGAACACGTCCGCGAGCAACTGGAGCCGCTGGGAAAGCGGTTCGAACCGGACCCGATCCGTTTCGCCCTCCCGGACTGGGTCCCGATGCCCGACGACGCCGAGTTCGAGGCGGCGGTCGCGGAACTGGAGACCGTGATCGACGAGATCGTGCGCCGTCGTCGCGACGACATCGGCCGCGAGGGTGACCCGGATGCGCCGATGGACTTCCTGTCGATCCTCCTTCGTGCGAGGGGCCGCGGCGAGCAGACCGACGAGCAGATCCGCGACGAGATGATGACGATGTTGCTGGCCGGGCACGACACGACGGCGCTGACGCTGACCTACACCTGGTATCTGCTCTCGGAACACCCCGAGGTCGAGCGCCGGGTCCACGACGAACTCGACGCGGTGCTGGGCGACGGGCGACCCACGATGGCCGACGTGCGCGAGCTGGAGTACACCACCTGGACCATCGAGGAGGCGATGCGGCTCTACCCACCGGTGTACACGATGTTCCGGTCGCCGACACGGCCGATCGAGATCGACGGTTACACCGTGCCGGCGGGGACGAGCATCATGCTCCCCCAGTGGGCCGTCCACCGCTCGGAGGAGTACTGGGAGGATCCGGAGACGTTCGATCCCGAGCGGTTCAGCCCCGAGCGCCGGACAGATCGGCCCCGGTTCGCCTACTTCCCGTTCGGCGGCGGGCCGCGCCACTGCATCGGCAAACACCTGGCGATGCTGGAGGCCCGGTCGATTCTCGCCACCGTCGCGGACCGCTACCGACTGGAGTTTCTGGGCGAGTCACCGCTCGACCTGCTCCCGACGCTGACCGCACACCCGCGACAGGAGATGTCGATGCGGGTGGTACCCCGCGAGACGTAG
- a CDS encoding M48 family metallopeptidase, producing MGRLGLRALMAGVGLSLLVGYGLAAWLVYALLVWFWSSRPPLGTTVVVVAVTTLVLSYLSYQYGTSRLLESVDATALTRERAPELYRRADRLAADMRIETPRLLVADMAVPNALSLGSRRDGAVVLDRSLFRLLSPAELEGILVHEFAHLEHRDSLIQTLAYSGLRTLVGIVTVVLSPALLFLTGVARGVAWIRGRPTRWAEGSIGRFRLLIGNAVVVLFFVLTLLIRAHSRRRELAADDRAASVTGDPLALARALAKIDRVQDPNWSLLSPLYTRGDEDGTLGEILSTHPAVDERIERLREHARTSDQRIVR from the coding sequence ATGGGTCGGCTGGGACTGCGCGCGCTCATGGCCGGCGTCGGACTCTCCTTGCTCGTCGGGTACGGACTCGCCGCCTGGTTGGTCTACGCCCTGTTGGTCTGGTTCTGGTCGAGTCGGCCGCCGCTGGGGACGACAGTGGTCGTCGTCGCCGTCACGACGCTCGTCCTGAGCTATCTCAGCTACCAGTACGGCACCAGTCGGTTGCTCGAGAGCGTCGACGCGACCGCCCTCACTCGGGAGCGCGCGCCGGAACTGTACCGGCGTGCCGATCGACTGGCCGCCGACATGCGCATCGAAACGCCCCGACTGCTCGTCGCGGACATGGCGGTACCCAACGCCCTGTCGCTCGGAAGTCGGCGCGACGGCGCGGTGGTCCTCGACCGGTCGCTGTTTCGCCTGCTCTCGCCGGCCGAACTGGAGGGAATCCTCGTCCACGAGTTCGCCCACCTGGAGCACCGCGATAGCCTGATCCAGACGCTCGCCTACAGCGGCCTCCGCACGCTGGTCGGAATCGTCACCGTCGTGCTGTCGCCCGCCCTGCTCTTTCTGACAGGGGTGGCCCGTGGCGTGGCCTGGATCCGCGGCCGTCCGACCCGGTGGGCCGAGGGGTCGATCGGCCGGTTTCGCCTGCTGATCGGCAACGCCGTCGTCGTCCTCTTTTTCGTGCTCACACTCCTGATCCGCGCCCACTCGCGCCGGCGGGAACTGGCCGCCGACGACCGCGCCGCGTCGGTGACCGGCGATCCGCTCGCGCTGGCCCGTGCACTGGCCAAGATCGACCGGGTACAGGACCCGAACTGGAGTCTGCTCTCGCCGCTGTACACCCGCGGCGACGAGGACGGCACGCTCGGAGAGATTCTCTCGACTCATCCCGCCGTCGACGAACGCATCGAGCGTCTGCGCGAACACGCACGGACGAGCGACCAGCGGATCGTCCGGTGA
- a CDS encoding PH domain-containing protein, giving the protein MGGSTNAGHAVTSDGSGNGYLDGETLDDYFEGTEEPRYVLTNEKKGIEHEDGDGERVVKPGSGYNAVAAVTDERVLLLVGGNDDGSGRNRSVSLPYTEIRAVETKSGVFKSRLTLTARTSDRYTFWVGGREDLDHVAEYVEQAISYWVTVDRRLEKAREHLSTVEDNLDDGEPATARTAINRTEELLGEAERVAADFRDGDHAMHRRIAQLETRLSLARIRTHWTRARHLAGGAEAARSAGDYAEAYEIYQRSLSAYERATELSEDVEYHATDDMAAEVAGVEKAIDEIGSAPLREATEACDAATGTDDPETAVDRWETALEACHEALTLGLRRGDVFDGDPDALRFQVEWAAQKLVAAHETVAETARGRGETARETGDAVTAVESYDRARDHYEAARRVAAEFRSCDPERFERALDRLPEDVDAEAVDATV; this is encoded by the coding sequence ATGGGGGGCAGCACTAATGCGGGGCACGCGGTAACGAGCGACGGCAGTGGGAACGGCTACCTCGACGGAGAGACGCTAGACGACTACTTCGAGGGCACCGAAGAACCCCGGTACGTCCTGACGAACGAGAAGAAGGGGATCGAACACGAGGACGGCGACGGGGAGCGAGTCGTCAAACCGGGCTCGGGGTACAACGCCGTGGCGGCGGTGACCGACGAGCGAGTCCTGTTGCTCGTGGGCGGCAACGACGACGGAAGCGGGCGAAACCGGAGCGTCTCACTGCCGTACACCGAGATCCGGGCCGTCGAGACCAAAAGCGGCGTGTTCAAGAGTCGCCTGACGCTGACCGCGCGGACCAGCGACCGGTACACCTTCTGGGTCGGCGGGCGCGAGGACCTCGACCACGTCGCGGAGTACGTCGAACAGGCGATCTCCTACTGGGTGACCGTCGACCGCAGACTCGAGAAGGCGCGGGAACACCTCTCGACGGTCGAGGACAACCTCGACGACGGCGAACCGGCGACGGCACGGACCGCCATCAACCGGACCGAGGAGTTGCTCGGGGAGGCCGAGCGGGTGGCCGCGGACTTCCGTGACGGCGACCACGCGATGCACCGGCGGATCGCCCAACTGGAGACGCGGCTGTCGCTGGCACGGATCCGCACTCACTGGACCCGGGCGCGACACCTCGCCGGCGGGGCCGAAGCCGCCCGGTCCGCGGGCGACTACGCCGAGGCCTACGAGATTTACCAGCGCTCACTCTCGGCGTACGAACGCGCCACGGAGCTCTCCGAGGACGTCGAGTATCACGCGACCGACGACATGGCCGCGGAAGTGGCCGGTGTCGAGAAGGCAATCGACGAGATCGGCTCCGCTCCGCTCAGGGAGGCCACCGAGGCCTGCGACGCCGCGACCGGGACCGACGACCCCGAGACCGCCGTGGACCGCTGGGAGACGGCGCTAGAGGCCTGTCACGAGGCGCTCACCCTCGGCCTCCGTCGCGGGGACGTGTTCGACGGCGATCCGGACGCGCTCCGCTTCCAGGTCGAGTGGGCCGCCCAGAAACTCGTCGCGGCCCACGAGACCGTCGCGGAGACGGCCCGGGGCCGCGGCGAGACTGCACGCGAGACCGGCGACGCAGTGACGGCCGTCGAGTCCTACGACCGCGCCCGCGACCACTACGAGGCCGCTCGGCGGGTCGCCGCAGAGTTCCGGTCGTGTGACCCCGAGCGGTTCGAGCGCGCACTCGACCGCCTGCCCGAGGACGTCGACGCCGAAGCGGTCGACGCCACCGTCTGA
- a CDS encoding N-6 DNA methylase → MVVFRDFDADACRDAYCTAARERLDEDGPLADARDRWARFVRTSHGDVFTALDAPDPVDRAFVETCYVDFLLDCLLDAFEGKVGVRVTNRQPGVNTGASDVAFGDLHDCVLAPERGRERVIAAVDDETLRRLTPDRLRGLYAEVVSREVRLVLGEYYTPRGVADLALDALPASVADRRVLDPGCGSGVFLTAALDRKRDAWTGSPEEFLDAATESVVGIDVNPVAVKSATLAYCTALFDELAASDRETIAVPVFLTDALGLTRDDEIEFRGDSLDLQYDTLVGNPPWIPWERLSERLKDRWRERYVEPLGLQPHEGVSARLGHSNDDVSVPFAWTCIHRYLREGGTAAFVLKRDLMRGPAGAVLRQLQVGDRPLSLQTVEDLSALDPFPEVGANAAIYGVAADTEPTFPVSATVRTPGDGQAEFDSGTALRASTATTDTELVPLDPDDTTTPWLRADAERAALGGCTHEIRHGLKDDANAVFGLERGDLDRLEPGLVYPYLKSRHVRKWGLTGHDLRLIPQEQAGEDNEAWLRDEYPETYDYLTEHREALLDRSSSWLDRGPFYSVFGLGEYTWADYKVAWCRLGFKPDFTVVSTREDPDLGEKQVIPGDHYMFVATEDRRAAHFLCALLNAAPYQRTLRDLSSNGKASLSKSVVSELALPAPADCPHSDRLADLSIEAHERVATADGEVAEDAELAAIETEIDRLVEEWLAEAGDVGSTEVPGE, encoded by the coding sequence ATGGTCGTATTCCGGGATTTCGACGCCGACGCCTGCCGCGACGCCTACTGCACCGCCGCCCGGGAGCGACTCGACGAGGACGGTCCGCTGGCCGACGCCCGTGACCGCTGGGCGAGGTTCGTCCGAACCAGCCACGGGGACGTGTTCACCGCCCTCGACGCTCCCGATCCGGTCGACCGGGCGTTCGTCGAGACCTGCTACGTCGACTTCCTGCTCGACTGCCTGCTCGATGCCTTCGAGGGCAAAGTGGGTGTGAGAGTCACGAACCGCCAGCCGGGCGTGAACACGGGCGCGTCCGACGTGGCGTTCGGCGACCTCCACGATTGCGTGCTCGCGCCGGAGCGGGGACGGGAGCGGGTGATCGCCGCCGTCGATGACGAAACCCTGCGACGGCTGACGCCGGATCGGCTCAGGGGCCTCTACGCCGAGGTGGTCTCCCGGGAGGTCCGACTCGTGCTGGGGGAGTACTACACGCCTCGGGGCGTGGCTGATCTGGCGCTCGACGCGCTCCCGGCGTCGGTGGCCGACCGGCGCGTCCTCGACCCCGGTTGTGGGTCGGGCGTGTTCCTCACCGCCGCGCTGGATCGGAAACGCGACGCCTGGACGGGCTCGCCCGAGGAGTTTCTCGACGCCGCCACCGAATCGGTCGTCGGCATCGACGTGAACCCGGTCGCCGTCAAGTCGGCCACGCTCGCGTACTGCACCGCGCTGTTCGACGAACTTGCGGCCAGCGACCGCGAGACGATCGCCGTCCCTGTCTTCCTGACCGACGCGCTCGGGCTCACCCGAGACGACGAGATCGAGTTTCGCGGCGACTCGCTCGATCTGCAGTACGATACCCTCGTAGGCAACCCACCGTGGATTCCCTGGGAACGCCTCTCCGAGCGACTCAAGGATCGGTGGCGCGAGCGATACGTCGAACCGCTCGGGCTCCAGCCTCACGAGGGCGTCTCCGCCCGACTGGGACACAGCAACGACGATGTGTCGGTCCCGTTCGCCTGGACCTGCATCCACCGCTACCTCCGGGAGGGCGGGACGGCGGCGTTCGTCCTCAAACGCGACCTGATGCGGGGGCCGGCGGGGGCGGTCCTCCGGCAGTTGCAGGTCGGTGACCGGCCGCTGTCGCTCCAGACAGTCGAAGATCTCTCCGCACTCGATCCGTTCCCCGAGGTCGGCGCGAACGCCGCGATCTACGGCGTTGCGGCCGACACCGAGCCGACCTTCCCCGTGTCCGCGACGGTCCGGACGCCCGGCGACGGACAGGCGGAGTTCGATTCCGGCACGGCGCTCCGGGCCAGTACCGCGACGACGGACACCGAACTCGTCCCCCTGGATCCCGACGATACGACGACACCGTGGCTCCGGGCGGATGCCGAGCGGGCCGCGCTGGGGGGATGCACACACGAGATAAGACACGGGCTGAAAGACGACGCCAACGCCGTGTTCGGGCTGGAGCGGGGGGATCTGGACCGACTGGAGCCCGGACTCGTCTACCCGTATCTCAAGTCGCGACACGTCCGGAAGTGGGGGTTGACGGGCCACGACCTCCGGTTGATCCCACAGGAGCAGGCCGGCGAGGACAACGAGGCGTGGCTTCGCGATGAGTACCCGGAGACCTACGACTACCTCACCGAGCACCGCGAGGCGTTGCTCGATCGGTCCTCGTCGTGGCTGGACCGGGGACCCTTCTACTCGGTGTTCGGCCTCGGAGAGTACACCTGGGCCGACTACAAGGTGGCGTGGTGTCGGCTGGGGTTCAAACCGGATTTCACGGTGGTTTCGACCCGCGAGGATCCGGATCTGGGCGAGAAGCAGGTGATTCCCGGCGATCACTACATGTTCGTCGCGACCGAGGACCGCCGGGCGGCCCACTTCCTCTGTGCCCTGCTCAACGCCGCACCCTACCAGCGGACGCTGCGGGACCTGTCCTCGAACGGGAAAGCCAGCCTCTCGAAGTCGGTCGTCTCCGAACTCGCTCTCCCCGCGCCGGCCGACTGCCCGCACAGCGACCGGCTGGCAGACCTCTCTATCGAGGCACACGAGCGGGTCGCGACGGCCGACGGGGAGGTGGCAGAAGACGCCGAACTGGCGGCCATCGAGACCGAAATCGACCGTCTCGTCGAGGAGTGGCTGGCCGAGGCCGGGGATGTCGGTTCGACGGAGGTACCGGGCGAGTGA